The genomic DNA CATCGCGTCATCGAATGATGGTTCGGTCAACTGGGCTCTCGCCAAGGGAACGGTCGTGTGGAATTGTCCTGACGGAGATCAATTCAAGAATCGGCAGGGGTTTGGGGTCTGCCTTCAAGGTCGCTGGCCTCAGCCGCTTGGACAGACGAAGCCGGATGGCTCAAAGGAGGACGCATGAATACGCTTCGCGGACTCATCAAGCAGGTCACTCGTCGAGAGGGCCGTGTCGGGCGGGTTTGGTTGATGAATAATGAGCATACGCGATGGGTCAATCGATTGTCGTCGTCCATTGCTTCGAAAATACAGCACCCTGCGGGAACGGTCTGCGGCCACCGGCTGCAGGAACATGGAATTGATGGAAATTGTGCGCAATTTTGACCAGTTTGTTCTTGATCAAAGGAACAGTGTGAGGCGTGCCAAACGTCCAATAACTGTAGCTATACCGTGAAAATTACGAAAGGAAGGTGAGTCATGATGGATGAACGTAATGTATTAGTGCCAATGGGATTTTCATTGCTGGCAGGGATTTTGATCGGCGGGGTGGCCGGGCTGCTGTATGCCCCTCAGTCTGGAGCCAGATCCCGCCGTCAGCTCGCGAACTTAGCTGATGACGTGCGGGAGCGGGCCGGAGAGATAGCGGAAGATGCAACCACGGCGATAGAGAAAACGGTCGAACGAGGGCGCCGGTTGGCCAATTTGTAATCGACGGGGCGATCCGATGGGGATCGCCAGGGCACGAGTAAGAAGGAGGGTGCTATGTGTTGTCACCGTTGCAATGGCTTGATGCTTCGAGATTCGTTTGTCGATCTTCGAGACGATACGGGGCGGTTGACGTTCGAGGGATGGCGTTGTCTCAATTGCGGTGAAGTGGTCGATCCGGTGGTCCTCACACACCGGATCGATGCACCGGCAGGACCGTATCAAGGGCGAACGCGCGATCGCCGCATGTGGGAACGTCTCGTCGCCGTGTGAGCTACCAGGCTGTACGCCTTCGTCCACATCGGACACAGTATCTCCTCAGTCCGGAACCCCACGGCTCGCCGCCTCGGCAGGTCTGATAATTTTTATGTGCAAAGTAGGTGTCTGTATTGATTCACGCCATCTTGTCTGTTGAGGCTGATTCTTTCGTTTTTGGAGGGCCTGTGGGGACCCCGGATGTTACGAAGATCCAACGGTATCCCAGACGTATTAACGGTAGGACGCTTCATCGAGAAGCCTGACGCCCAGATGGCGCAGACCCTGGGCGCGGGCCTGTTATTGAACACGATGATCATCATGGCAAAAGTGAAGACACGTTGGAGTCTGGGGGTTGCATAAGGATCGGCGGTACAGAACAATGGCGCAGGTATCCTGACGATCGATCCCTCTAGGGCGAGATGAAAGGAGCCGAAATTTAGGTGAATTGTTCACGAAACATGCAGCTTCGCCGGCGGCTGGGCTGGCCGCCTGACCCGCCATTCAGACATTATGTCTGGGGAGTGCTGATTGCGGCTTGTGGGGGGCTGGCCATTCTGGGGATGGCGTATTTGTTGGGTCAGTGAGTTGCGTTTTGCATACAAGGAGATTGTC from Nitrospirota bacterium includes the following:
- a CDS encoding YtxH domain-containing protein, which codes for MMDERNVLVPMGFSLLAGILIGGVAGLLYAPQSGARSRRQLANLADDVRERAGEIAEDATTAIEKTVERGRRLANL